The proteins below are encoded in one region of Nonomuraea helvata:
- a CDS encoding GNAT family N-acetyltransferase has product MLKPDYPITTPRLLLRPFTPDDLDALHAYESRPDVARYLYWEPRDRDTTRTFLDKKITRTSLLDENDALDLAITLRHTGQLIGQILLIWTSKQHRQGEIGYVLHPDHHGHGYAPEAAHEMLRLGFDGLGLHRITGRLDARNTASARVLEKLHMRHEATLIDNEFVKGEWSSETIYAILDSEWTP; this is encoded by the coding sequence GTGCTGAAACCCGACTACCCGATCACCACCCCCCGCCTCCTCCTACGCCCCTTCACCCCCGACGACCTCGACGCCCTCCACGCCTACGAATCCCGCCCCGACGTCGCCCGCTACCTCTACTGGGAACCCCGCGACCGCGACACCACCCGCACCTTCCTCGACAAAAAGATCACCCGCACCAGCCTCCTCGACGAAAACGACGCCCTCGACCTCGCCATCACCCTGCGCCACACCGGCCAACTCATCGGCCAGATCCTGCTCATCTGGACCAGCAAACAACACCGCCAAGGCGAAATCGGCTACGTCCTCCACCCCGACCACCACGGCCACGGCTACGCCCCCGAAGCCGCCCACGAAATGCTCCGCCTCGGCTTCGACGGCCTCGGCCTGCACCGCATCACCGGCCGCCTCGACGCCCGCAACACCGCCTCCGCCCGCGTCCTGGAAAAACTCCACATGCGCCACGAAGCCACCCTCATCGACAACGAATTCGTCAAAGGCGAATGGAGCAGCGAAACCATCTACGCCATCCTCGACAGCGAATGGACCCCATGA
- a CDS encoding TetR/AcrR family transcriptional regulator — MTQNTPGERTHPTTPAPTQARGRRRRATLLTTAVDLLTEGGFAAVTHRAVAHRANLPLAATTYYFASRDQLLAEAFAQLVDTELATTRTWITDHGLTALPDQLDTADRTRQLGLWELYVHAGRDPELQHIARRWTDGCVRIVADALRLPETDTRVRLLYTTITALWLEHIVEQRPLDHTRALLTHAVKTAENALPPP; from the coding sequence TTGACACAGAACACGCCGGGGGAGCGGACCCACCCCACCACCCCCGCACCCACCCAGGCACGCGGACGCCGCCGCCGCGCCACCCTCCTGACCACCGCCGTCGACCTGCTCACCGAAGGCGGCTTCGCCGCCGTCACCCACCGCGCCGTCGCCCACCGCGCCAACCTCCCCCTCGCCGCCACCACCTACTACTTCGCCTCCCGCGACCAACTCCTCGCCGAAGCCTTCGCCCAACTCGTCGACACCGAACTCGCCACCACCCGCACCTGGATCACCGACCACGGCCTCACCGCCCTGCCCGACCAGCTCGACACCGCCGACCGCACCCGCCAACTCGGCCTCTGGGAGCTGTACGTCCACGCCGGCCGCGACCCCGAACTCCAGCACATCGCCCGCCGCTGGACCGACGGCTGCGTCCGCATCGTCGCCGACGCCCTCCGCCTCCCCGAAACCGACACCCGCGTCCGCCTCCTCTACACCACCATCACCGCACTCTGGCTCGAACACATCGTCGAACAACGCCCCCTCGACCACACCCGCGCCCTGCTCACCCACGCCGTCAAAACAGCAGAAAACGCATTGCCACCCCCCTGA
- a CDS encoding TetR/AcrR family transcriptional regulator: MTTRREQTSGESRELILQAAAGLFAEKGYRQTTFADVAERSGISRGSIPWHFGSKEGLLLAVLERSLDMIRTGLAEDPDAAQGAEAGFDRLMDSAHALFALPTTKLFVTLLVEALEPGSPIHGRYVEIHDTLREHCRRWLERLPLPPGLSAEALAVAIIGAGIGIHQQWLLAPGRVDREQALWALRALVAGALLPDRE; the protein is encoded by the coding sequence ATGACGACACGGCGAGAGCAGACCAGCGGCGAGAGCCGGGAGCTGATCCTGCAGGCGGCGGCTGGGCTGTTCGCGGAGAAGGGGTATCGGCAGACCACGTTCGCCGACGTGGCCGAGCGGTCCGGGATCAGCAGGGGTTCGATCCCGTGGCACTTCGGCAGCAAGGAGGGTCTGCTGCTGGCCGTGCTGGAACGCTCGCTCGACATGATCCGCACCGGCCTGGCCGAGGATCCGGACGCGGCGCAGGGGGCCGAAGCGGGGTTCGACCGCCTGATGGACAGTGCCCATGCCCTGTTCGCGCTGCCCACCACCAAGCTGTTCGTCACGCTCCTGGTGGAGGCGCTGGAGCCGGGCTCCCCCATCCACGGCCGTTACGTCGAGATCCACGACACCCTGCGTGAACACTGCAGGAGGTGGCTGGAGCGGCTGCCGCTGCCGCCTGGGTTGTCGGCCGAGGCGCTGGCCGTCGCGATCATCGGTGCCGGGATCGGCATCCATCAGCAATGGCTGCTGGCGCCCGGCCGGGTGGACCGCGAGCAGGCGTTGTGGGCGCTGCGCGCGCTGGTGGCGGGAGCGCTGCTGCCGGACAGGGAATGA
- a CDS encoding radical SAM protein, translating to MRVPLVGVGWDALALVEEAADERPLIERRAVARGGFFELQARTVIERVPQAAGIAQQWAVSPYRGCAHACRGCGARAGHRRLGLDAGRDFDTRIVVKPNVVARLRAELARWDGQELAVGVSGDCYQAAEETYRLMPGVIGALAEAAVPFTVYTKSALVVRDAALLARAGARVAVSIAFVDERIRRAVEPGAPTAQARLELVSALVEAGVGCRVLMAPVLPLLSDAADQLGATVRRIAAAGARAVEPVVLRLPPGTRSWYLEWLATEHPQLVGRYEELYDRAGVPSPDYEGRIRGQIAQLCQVYGMGCGAPAAERREPQAAQLELV from the coding sequence ATGCGTGTTCCATTGGTTGGTGTGGGTTGGGACGCGCTTGCGCTTGTCGAGGAGGCCGCCGATGAGCGGCCGCTGATCGAGCGGCGTGCGGTGGCGCGCGGCGGTTTTTTCGAGCTGCAGGCCCGTACGGTGATCGAGCGGGTGCCGCAGGCGGCGGGCATCGCTCAGCAGTGGGCTGTGTCTCCTTACCGTGGGTGCGCTCATGCGTGTCGTGGGTGTGGTGCCCGGGCGGGGCATCGGCGGCTGGGGTTGGATGCCGGGCGTGATTTCGACACGCGGATCGTGGTGAAGCCGAACGTGGTGGCCCGGTTGCGGGCGGAGCTGGCGCGGTGGGACGGGCAGGAGCTGGCGGTGGGGGTCAGCGGTGACTGCTATCAGGCGGCCGAGGAGACGTATCGGCTGATGCCGGGGGTGATCGGGGCGCTGGCGGAGGCGGCGGTGCCGTTCACCGTCTACACCAAGAGCGCGCTGGTGGTGCGGGATGCCGCGTTGCTGGCGCGGGCGGGGGCGCGGGTGGCGGTGTCGATCGCGTTCGTGGACGAGCGGATCCGGCGGGCGGTGGAGCCGGGCGCCCCGACCGCGCAGGCGCGGTTGGAGCTGGTGTCGGCGCTGGTGGAGGCGGGGGTGGGGTGCCGGGTGCTGATGGCTCCGGTGCTGCCGTTGCTCAGTGACGCGGCTGATCAGCTGGGGGCGACGGTGCGGCGGATCGCGGCGGCGGGGGCGCGGGCGGTGGAGCCGGTGGTGTTGCGGCTGCCGCCGGGGACGCGTTCGTGGTACCTGGAGTGGCTGGCGACCGAGCATCCGCAGCTGGTGGGGCGGTATGAGGAGCTGTATGACCGGGCGGGGGTGCCGTCGCCGGATTATGAGGGGCGCATCAGGGGGCAGATCGCGCAGTTGTGCCAGGTGTACGGGATGGGGTGTGGTGCGCCTGCGGCTGAGCGGCGTGAGCCGCAGGCGGCGCAGCTCGAGCTTGTGTGA
- a CDS encoding multidrug efflux SMR transporter, producing MPWLLLSLAIASEVLATSALKLSNGLTHIPWTIAVAAGYITSFSLLAQALKLHLDMGTAYAIWAGAGTAAIALIGAAFMGETLTPLKIGGILLIIGGVVVLNLAGTH from the coding sequence ATGCCCTGGCTCCTGCTCTCCCTCGCCATCGCCTCCGAAGTCCTCGCCACCTCCGCACTCAAACTCAGCAACGGCCTCACCCACATCCCCTGGACCATCGCCGTCGCCGCCGGCTACATCACCTCCTTCTCCCTGCTCGCCCAAGCACTCAAACTCCACCTCGACATGGGCACCGCCTACGCCATCTGGGCCGGCGCCGGCACCGCCGCCATCGCCCTCATCGGAGCCGCCTTCATGGGCGAAACCCTCACCCCACTCAAGATCGGCGGCATCCTCCTCATCATCGGCGGCGTCGTCGTCCTCAACCTCGCAGGTACCCATTGA
- a CDS encoding DUF952 domain-containing protein gives MTPVIHHLALRTDWHNAQKTGEYRISTLGRTLDQEGFIHCSRDLTQLRGVHTTFYSHLTEPLLILDIDPTGLDIRTENGFPHLYGPLPITAVTAIHPYTP, from the coding sequence ATGACCCCCGTCATCCACCACCTCGCCCTCCGCACCGACTGGCACAACGCCCAGAAAACGGGGGAGTACCGCATCTCCACCCTCGGCCGCACCCTCGACCAAGAAGGCTTCATCCACTGCAGCCGCGACCTCACCCAGCTACGCGGCGTCCACACCACCTTCTACAGCCACCTCACCGAACCCCTGCTCATCCTCGACATCGACCCCACAGGCCTCGACATCCGCACCGAGAACGGCTTCCCCCACCTGTACGGCCCCCTGCCCATCACCGCCGTCACCGCCATCCACCCCTACACCCCCTGA
- a CDS encoding M1 family metallopeptidase, with product MAGQPIGAPSWFPCNDRPDNKASYRITVTTPSPYHVIANGTLTAHRRGAGTTTWTYDQPQPMATYLASVQIGRYQLTEIAGTRLAHPARLTTRARHDFARQGEMMTAFTQRFGPYPFTGYIAVVTDDDLDIPVEAQGMSIFGRNHADGRRGSERLIAHELAHQWFGNSLTVSCWSDIWLQEGFATYAEWLWSEASGGPPAAEHARRWHQRLTALPQDFVLADPGVDTLFDDRVYKRGALTVHALRRTMGDEAFFPTLRAWTTAHRHGNVTTHDLAAHVQRHTARPVGPLLSAWLYDKPLPPAV from the coding sequence GTGGCCGGCCAGCCGATCGGCGCACCCTCCTGGTTCCCCTGCAACGACCGCCCCGACAACAAAGCCTCCTACCGGATCACCGTCACCACCCCATCCCCGTACCACGTCATCGCCAACGGCACACTCACCGCCCACCGACGCGGCGCCGGCACCACCACATGGACCTACGACCAGCCCCAACCCATGGCCACCTACCTGGCCAGCGTCCAGATCGGGCGCTACCAGCTCACCGAGATCGCCGGAACCCGACTCGCCCACCCCGCACGCCTGACCACCCGCGCCCGGCACGACTTCGCCCGGCAGGGCGAGATGATGACCGCGTTCACCCAACGATTCGGCCCCTACCCGTTCACCGGCTACATCGCCGTCGTCACCGACGACGACCTGGACATCCCCGTCGAAGCACAAGGCATGTCCATCTTCGGCCGGAACCACGCCGACGGCCGCCGCGGCTCCGAACGGCTGATCGCCCACGAACTCGCACACCAATGGTTCGGCAACAGCCTCACCGTGTCCTGCTGGAGCGACATCTGGCTCCAAGAGGGCTTCGCCACCTACGCCGAATGGCTGTGGTCCGAAGCATCCGGCGGCCCACCCGCCGCCGAACACGCCCGCCGCTGGCACCAGCGCCTCACCGCACTGCCGCAGGACTTCGTGCTCGCCGACCCCGGCGTGGACACACTGTTCGACGACCGCGTGTACAAGCGCGGCGCGCTGACCGTACACGCCCTGCGCCGGACAATGGGCGACGAGGCGTTCTTTCCCACCCTGCGCGCCTGGACCACCGCGCACCGGCACGGCAACGTCACCACCCACGACCTGGCCGCGCACGTCCAACGGCACACGGCACGGCCGGTGGGGCCGCTGCTGTCCGCCTGGCTGTACGACAAACCCCTCCCGCCGGCCGTCTGA
- a CDS encoding putative quinol monooxygenase: MKIGMVASHYPHAAHREEFIARVHRVAEEFRRTPGCLSAECWLSDDAVISIVQWESENALTASLATVQAAGLDLAYDEREARPREIVRLMAS; encoded by the coding sequence ATGAAGATCGGCATGGTCGCCAGCCACTACCCGCACGCCGCCCACCGCGAGGAATTCATCGCACGCGTCCACCGCGTCGCCGAGGAATTCCGGCGCACACCGGGATGCCTGTCAGCCGAATGCTGGCTCTCCGACGACGCCGTGATCTCGATCGTGCAATGGGAGTCCGAGAACGCCCTCACCGCATCACTCGCCACCGTGCAGGCAGCGGGACTCGACCTCGCCTACGACGAGCGCGAAGCCCGCCCACGCGAGATCGTCCGCCTCATGGCATCCTGA
- a CDS encoding nuclear transport factor 2 family protein produces the protein MDTRTAAQHFADTWQHGWTHHDTDAIIALYHDDAVHTSMPFRPPHQGKHAIAAYIRWSFTGETDPHVTFATPIVDGDQAAIEFRVHAHDNGRPVTLAGCVFARFDPDGLVTHTRDYWHTTDGHP, from the coding sequence ATGGACACCCGAACGGCCGCCCAGCACTTCGCCGACACCTGGCAACATGGCTGGACCCACCACGACACCGACGCCATCATCGCCCTCTACCACGACGACGCCGTCCACACCAGCATGCCCTTCCGCCCACCCCACCAGGGCAAACACGCCATCGCCGCCTACATCCGATGGTCATTCACCGGCGAAACCGACCCCCACGTCACCTTCGCCACACCCATCGTCGACGGCGACCAGGCAGCCATCGAATTCCGCGTCCACGCCCACGACAACGGCCGCCCCGTCACCCTCGCAGGCTGCGTCTTCGCCCGCTTCGACCCCGACGGCCTCGTCACCCACACCCGCGACTACTGGCACACCACCGACGGCCACCCATAA